One window of the Salvia splendens isolate huo1 chromosome 1, SspV2, whole genome shotgun sequence genome contains the following:
- the LOC121753177 gene encoding octanoyltransferase LIP2p2, chloroplastic-like isoform X1: MNLLVNPSLSYAPTPLNQNPSKTTRKIHSCHLISTRRSCDLYDLHNEVVPYAEAWSWQKAIVRERSALSDRNEDFSDSLIVLQHQPVYTMGTGSCENYLNFDVNNAPFDLYRTERGGEVTYHGPGQLVMYPVINLRYYKMDLHWYLRSLEEVVIRALSSTFAIKASRVEGLTGVWVGDAKLAAIGIKVSKWIAYHGLALNVSTDLTPFDQIIPCGIRDRQVGSIKGLLNENGRPVEDYDLNDDQDLMYTTCKSLVREFCNVFEIDFCQKTLQRPATGNLLA; encoded by the exons ATGAATTTATTGGTCAATCCTAGTCTAAGCTATGCGCCGACGCCATTGAATCAAAACCCCTCTAAAACCACCCGCAAAATCCATTCTTGTCATCTCATCTCAACCAGAAGAAG TTGCGATTTGTATGACTTGCACAATGAGGTGGTGCCGTACGCAGAGGCGTGGTCGTGGCAGAAGGCCATTGTGAGGGAGAGAAGTGCACTGAGTGACAGAAATGAAGATTTCTCGGACAGTTTGATTGTCTTACAACACCAACCTGTTTACACCATGGGCACCGGCAGCTGTGAGAATTACTTGAATTTTGATGTCAACAATGCTCCTTTTGATTTGTATCGCACCGAAAGAGGTGGTGAAGTTACATATCATGGCCCTGGTCAG CTAGTCATGTATCCTGTCATCAATCTCCGGTATTACAAGATGGATCTCCATTGGTACCTGAGATCACTTGAAGAGGTGGTTATTCGGGCTCTTTCTTCGACATTTGCTATTAAAGCTTCAAGAGTTGAGGGCTTAACTGGTGTTTGGGTTG GTGATGCTAAATTAGCTGCCATTGGTATCAAAGTATCAAAATGGATAGCATACCATGGCTTGGCACTAAATGTATCCACAGACTTAACACCCTTTGATCAGATCATCCCGTGTGGGATTAGGGATCGTCAAGTTGGAAGCATCAAGGGGCTTCTAAATGAAAATGGACGCCCAGTCGAAGATTATGATCTCAATGATGATCAAGATTTGATGTACACTACTTGTAAGTCGCTTGTTAGGGAGTTCTGCAATGTTTTTGAAATTGACTTTTGCCAAAAAACTTTACAAAGACCAGCTACTGGGAATCTGTTGGCCTAA
- the LOC121753177 gene encoding octanoyltransferase LIP2p2, chloroplastic-like isoform X2: MNLLVNPSLSYAPTPLNQNPSKTTRKIHSCHLISTRRSCDLYDLHNEVVPYAEAWSWQKAIVRERSALSDRNEDFSDSLIVLQHQPVYTMGTGSCENYLNFDVNNAPFDLYRTERGGEVTYHGPGQLVMYPVINLRYYKMDLHWYLRSLEEVVIRALSSTFAIKASRVEGLTGVWVGDAKLAAIGIKVSKWIAYHGLALNVSTDLTPFDQIIPCGIRDRQVGSIKGLLNENGRPVEDYDLNDDQDLMYTT, from the exons ATGAATTTATTGGTCAATCCTAGTCTAAGCTATGCGCCGACGCCATTGAATCAAAACCCCTCTAAAACCACCCGCAAAATCCATTCTTGTCATCTCATCTCAACCAGAAGAAG TTGCGATTTGTATGACTTGCACAATGAGGTGGTGCCGTACGCAGAGGCGTGGTCGTGGCAGAAGGCCATTGTGAGGGAGAGAAGTGCACTGAGTGACAGAAATGAAGATTTCTCGGACAGTTTGATTGTCTTACAACACCAACCTGTTTACACCATGGGCACCGGCAGCTGTGAGAATTACTTGAATTTTGATGTCAACAATGCTCCTTTTGATTTGTATCGCACCGAAAGAGGTGGTGAAGTTACATATCATGGCCCTGGTCAG CTAGTCATGTATCCTGTCATCAATCTCCGGTATTACAAGATGGATCTCCATTGGTACCTGAGATCACTTGAAGAGGTGGTTATTCGGGCTCTTTCTTCGACATTTGCTATTAAAGCTTCAAGAGTTGAGGGCTTAACTGGTGTTTGGGTTG GTGATGCTAAATTAGCTGCCATTGGTATCAAAGTATCAAAATGGATAGCATACCATGGCTTGGCACTAAATGTATCCACAGACTTAACACCCTTTGATCAGATCATCCCGTGTGGGATTAGGGATCGTCAAGTTGGAAGCATCAAGGGGCTTCTAAATGAAAATGGACGCCCAGTCGAAGATTATGATCTCAATGATGATCAAGATTTGATGTACACTACTT